Proteins encoded together in one Actinomycetota bacterium window:
- a CDS encoding multicopper oxidase domain-containing protein, protein MKEITAMMKLKLAFSFGLVVLLLVATAGTYALAKKPAPVGPVQFPGNKIQQFAQPLSTLDAAGGTIQTILDNGTEIPMRMVELRANMLPPSFVPANGLPYAGTAVFGYRASAAPVAPLTAVDTYVNPVIVASRGTPTTIRYINNLTTNVINWRAWTDASLHSAFHQAADQGMPISGDTNHYQGPVLAVPHLHGGEVPAVIDGGPEAWFASNVPGPDTVTPYKTQGPAYYSKAGAASNEAIYSYPNNQEAAPLWFHDHLLGGTRLNATFAGLAGGYALTDPGLTLPTGLLPVGLDTNGNGAMDAANEVVTPLVIQDRMFDTNGELFFPNVGINPEHPYWVPEFVGDTIVVNGKAWPYHNVDQQRYRFYLINGSNSRPYDMFLQDQTTGGKGPGMWVISTDGGYLDNPVYINPNATQAQIKAGAQKSLMMMPGERYEVIIDFAGVPAGTNLILRNTAPTVMGNPKASLDGRIMQFRVSGTVPAGGDKSYNPATSLTPLRAGAPIVRLPGTPGGPAISPATVNTTRLLTLNEVAGAGGPLEALVNNSKWSGLRPDMTPIPGSTLMNGTNQGAFSFQGNYITETPNEGNTEVWEIVNLTADSHPIHLHAVQFQLIDRQPINAKGYAAIYGASFPGGLYVAGNGPPGAYNTPNAAGAIGGNPDVTPFLLGAPLAPLPNEAGWKDTVIMRPGERTRIAVRWAPQDTASGVTGSFTFTPNILNGVYVWHCHITDHEDNEMMRPDMIMPNTVETARSFKQGINY, encoded by the coding sequence ATGAAGGAGATCACGGCCATGATGAAACTCAAACTTGCATTTAGTTTTGGGCTTGTGGTGCTATTGCTGGTAGCAACGGCCGGTACGTACGCTCTGGCAAAGAAGCCCGCCCCGGTAGGTCCCGTCCAGTTTCCCGGAAACAAAATCCAGCAGTTTGCGCAGCCACTATCGACTCTGGATGCAGCCGGTGGAACAATACAAACCATCCTCGACAATGGAACCGAGATTCCAATGAGGATGGTGGAGTTGCGGGCTAATATGTTGCCGCCATCATTCGTCCCGGCGAATGGCCTGCCATACGCGGGCACGGCGGTCTTTGGTTACCGGGCCAGCGCAGCGCCTGTTGCTCCGTTAACCGCCGTTGATACTTACGTCAATCCGGTCATAGTTGCCTCACGGGGAACACCGACCACGATACGGTACATCAACAACCTGACCACCAATGTCATCAACTGGAGGGCCTGGACCGACGCGAGTCTGCATTCTGCATTCCATCAGGCGGCGGACCAGGGGATGCCCATATCTGGCGATACAAACCACTACCAGGGACCGGTCCTGGCTGTGCCTCACCTTCATGGTGGTGAGGTCCCGGCGGTTATTGATGGTGGGCCGGAAGCCTGGTTTGCCAGTAACGTACCGGGACCGGACACGGTAACACCCTACAAGACCCAGGGTCCCGCTTACTATTCCAAGGCCGGAGCGGCTTCCAACGAAGCTATTTACTCCTATCCTAATAACCAGGAGGCAGCCCCTCTCTGGTTCCATGACCATCTGCTGGGTGGTACGCGCCTCAACGCCACCTTCGCCGGTCTCGCCGGTGGTTACGCTCTTACTGACCCGGGTCTGACGTTGCCGACCGGGCTGTTGCCGGTCGGTCTGGACACAAATGGCAACGGCGCGATGGATGCCGCAAACGAAGTGGTGACGCCACTGGTTATCCAGGACCGCATGTTCGACACAAACGGCGAGTTGTTCTTCCCCAACGTTGGGATCAATCCGGAACATCCCTACTGGGTACCGGAATTCGTCGGCGATACGATCGTTGTCAACGGCAAGGCCTGGCCGTATCATAATGTAGACCAGCAGCGCTACCGCTTCTACCTGATTAACGGTTCCAACTCACGCCCCTATGATATGTTCCTGCAAGACCAGACCACCGGAGGCAAAGGTCCTGGAATGTGGGTCATCTCTACAGATGGCGGCTACCTGGACAATCCGGTTTACATTAACCCGAACGCCACCCAGGCGCAGATAAAGGCGGGTGCACAGAAGAGCCTGATGATGATGCCAGGCGAGCGCTACGAGGTCATCATCGACTTCGCCGGAGTGCCAGCCGGGACGAACCTGATACTGCGCAACACCGCGCCAACGGTCATGGGCAATCCCAAGGCCAGCCTCGACGGGCGCATCATGCAGTTCCGGGTATCCGGCACCGTACCCGCAGGTGGCGACAAGAGCTATAATCCGGCTACTTCTCTCACGCCGTTACGCGCCGGCGCGCCTATCGTCCGCTTGCCGGGAACGCCCGGTGGCCCCGCCATCAGCCCTGCGACCGTGAACACGACCCGTCTGCTTACCTTGAACGAAGTGGCTGGAGCCGGGGGCCCGCTTGAGGCATTGGTCAACAACTCCAAGTGGAGCGGTCTGCGTCCCGATATGACTCCGATACCCGGGTCAACGCTGATGAATGGCACCAACCAGGGCGCCTTCAGCTTCCAGGGCAACTACATTACGGAGACGCCCAACGAGGGCAATACGGAGGTCTGGGAAATCGTCAACCTGACGGCTGACTCCCATCCCATCCACCTCCACGCGGTACAGTTCCAGCTGATAGACCGTCAGCCGATCAATGCAAAGGGCTACGCGGCAATATACGGCGCGTCATTCCCAGGTGGACTCTATGTCGCTGGTAACGGTCCTCCTGGCGCCTACAATACTCCCAACGCAGCAGGAGCTATTGGGGGCAATCCTGACGTGACGCCGTTCCTGCTCGGAGCGCCTCTGGCGCCACTGCCTAATGAGGCAGGCTGGAAAGACACGGTCATCATGCGCCCGGGCGAAAGGACACGCATTGCCGTGCGCTGGGCGCCACAAGACACTGCTTCAGGAGTTACGGGCAGCTTCACCTTCACTCCCAACATCCTGAACGGAGTCTATGTCTGGCACTGCCACATCACCGACCACGAAGATAACGAGATGATGAGGCCTGACATGATAATGCCGAACACGGTAGAAACAGCCAGGAGCTTCAAGCAAGGCATAAACTACTAG
- a CDS encoding glutamate synthase, with translation MCRLSAITSAEYFSPMENVMALNTMKEGHDGSGLGLVLRDLGGDFKDLKQYPILSGIASSEGLAELDTFMSGLGFREVHFWQPDIDDKAPEPELGRRDHYFAKAYEYPVDMQKRPQAEKEELLLDARLALRELGEEDESIFVFSFYPDTVTLKEVGDPLELGRFFRLDDGKLKARIILAQGRQNTNYDIYLYACHPFFLQGYCTMTNGENTAFVPIMEFLTSRGFPGYMGYNSDSEVFAHILHYTQRQLGYPLTYYKDVITPLAEKEIDGRKDAEALRLIRRSLRPLCIDGPNCVIGFAPDGTVFMVQDAKKLRPGIVGGVPGKYALMSEECGLDEAVPRRDKTEDFSPMKYDMAIIKPGASEMVRWSQLTP, from the coding sequence ATGTGCCGACTTAGCGCCATCACATCAGCTGAATATTTTTCTCCCATGGAGAACGTCATGGCCCTCAACACCATGAAGGAAGGCCACGACGGCTCCGGTCTGGGCCTGGTCCTGCGCGATCTCGGCGGCGACTTCAAGGACCTCAAGCAGTATCCCATCCTTTCGGGAATCGCCTCGAGCGAGGGCCTGGCCGAACTGGACACGTTCATGTCCGGCCTTGGTTTCAGGGAAGTCCATTTCTGGCAGCCGGATATCGACGACAAGGCGCCGGAGCCCGAGCTGGGCCGCCGCGACCACTATTTCGCCAAGGCCTACGAGTACCCGGTCGACATGCAGAAGCGCCCGCAGGCGGAGAAGGAAGAGCTGCTGCTCGACGCGCGCCTGGCGCTGCGCGAGCTCGGCGAGGAGGACGAGTCGATCTTCGTCTTTTCGTTCTATCCCGACACGGTGACCTTAAAGGAAGTGGGGGACCCGCTGGAGCTCGGGAGATTCTTCCGGCTCGATGACGGCAAGCTCAAGGCCAGGATCATCCTCGCCCAGGGCCGCCAGAACACCAACTATGACATCTATCTGTACGCCTGCCACCCGTTCTTCCTGCAGGGGTACTGCACCATGACCAACGGCGAGAACACCGCTTTCGTGCCGATCATGGAATTCCTGACCAGCCGCGGTTTTCCCGGCTACATGGGTTACAATTCCGACTCGGAGGTCTTCGCCCACATCCTGCACTACACGCAGCGGCAGCTGGGCTATCCTTTGACATATTACAAGGATGTGATAACACCTCTGGCCGAGAAGGAGATCGACGGGCGCAAGGACGCCGAGGCGCTGCGGCTTATCCGCCGCTCGCTGCGGCCGCTGTGCATCGACGGCCCCAACTGCGTCATCGGCTTCGCGCCCGACGGCACGGTCTTCATGGTGCAGGACGCCAAGAAGCTCAGGCCCGGCATCGTCGGCGGCGTGCCCGGCAAGTACGCGCTAATGAGCGAGGAGTGCGGCCTCGACGAAGCCGTGCCCAGGCGCGACAAGACCGAGGATTTCTCGCCCATGAAGTACGATATGGCGATCATCAAACCCGGCGCCAGCGAGATGGTCCGCTGGAGCCAGCTAACCCCCTAG
- a CDS encoding glutamate synthase-related protein, which yields MDPATILDNNHELSLREFPYIVRWRDDRCTRCGRCTTVCPVNAIEPAPHVHRRIYSEGGTPNPKAEREIVHVVKQVTDVDRYCTGCGTCTLVCPNEAIEPEYNPRHKLLTYKNKGGVPFRRGGRRNDPSTSTVDQLKFTRISMLTDPALDAGRHEFRIRTLLGRNLPAEALPLKKRGDRLVVGKTHERGQAEDGHTAHGFIPPVREIYPIRIGSMSIGALSPHMWEGLAMGVAYLNEVEGMPVVMCTGEGGMPPRLLKSRFAKYFILQIASGYFGWDEIVHAIPEMTEDPAGIEIKYGQGAKPGDGGLLMAYKVLKLIAQIRGVPEFVDLASPPTHQTKYSIEEAVAKMIQSMSMAWGFRVPVYPKISGTKTAMAVLNNLARNPYAGALCIDGEDGGTGAAYNVSMDKMGHPIASNIRDCYLDLVAQGKQNELPLIAAGGMGKTGNLAANAAAMIMLGASAVDTGKHIMQAAAWCFGDEYNRCNLCNTGRCPRGITTQDPKLYRRLDPDKVAERVVEVFKSADVELRKIFAPLGRSTELPIGMSDALGVADQSIAERLRISYVC from the coding sequence ATGGATCCGGCCACGATACTAGACAATAATCACGAACTCTCGCTGAGGGAGTTCCCATATATCGTCCGCTGGCGCGACGACCGCTGCACGCGCTGCGGCCGCTGCACCACCGTCTGCCCGGTGAACGCCATCGAGCCGGCGCCGCATGTGCACCGCCGCATCTATTCCGAGGGCGGCACGCCCAACCCCAAGGCCGAGCGTGAGATCGTCCACGTCGTCAAGCAGGTCACCGACGTCGACCGCTACTGCACCGGCTGTGGCACCTGCACGCTGGTCTGCCCCAATGAAGCCATCGAGCCGGAATACAACCCGCGCCACAAGCTGCTGACCTACAAGAACAAGGGCGGTGTGCCCTTTCGCCGCGGCGGCCGGCGCAACGATCCGTCGACTTCGACCGTCGACCAGCTCAAATTTACCAGGATATCAATGCTCACCGACCCGGCGCTCGACGCCGGACGGCATGAGTTCCGCATCCGCACGCTGCTGGGACGCAACCTGCCGGCGGAAGCTCTACCGCTCAAGAAGCGCGGCGACCGGCTGGTGGTCGGCAAGACTCATGAGCGCGGCCAGGCCGAGGACGGCCACACGGCGCACGGCTTCATCCCGCCGGTACGCGAGATCTACCCGATCCGCATCGGCAGCATGAGCATCGGCGCCCTCTCGCCACACATGTGGGAAGGCCTCGCCATGGGCGTCGCCTACCTCAACGAGGTCGAGGGCATGCCCGTGGTCATGTGCACCGGCGAGGGCGGCATGCCGCCGCGCCTGCTGAAGTCGAGATTCGCCAAATATTTCATACTGCAGATCGCCTCCGGCTATTTCGGCTGGGATGAGATCGTGCACGCGATTCCCGAGATGACCGAGGATCCGGCAGGCATCGAGATCAAGTACGGCCAGGGAGCCAAGCCCGGCGACGGCGGCCTGCTGATGGCCTACAAGGTGCTCAAGCTGATCGCCCAGATCCGCGGCGTGCCCGAGTTCGTCGACCTGGCATCGCCGCCGACGCATCAGACCAAGTATTCCATCGAGGAAGCCGTGGCCAAGATGATCCAGTCGATGTCGATGGCCTGGGGCTTCCGCGTGCCGGTCTATCCCAAGATCTCCGGAACCAAGACCGCCATGGCGGTGCTAAATAACCTGGCCCGCAATCCTTACGCCGGCGCCCTTTGCATCGACGGCGAGGATGGCGGCACCGGAGCGGCTTACAACGTTTCCATGGACAAGATGGGGCATCCGATCGCCTCGAACATCCGCGACTGCTATCTCGACCTCGTCGCCCAGGGCAAGCAGAACGAGCTGCCGCTGATCGCCGCCGGCGGCATGGGCAAGACCGGCAACCTGGCGGCAAACGCCGCCGCCATGATCATGTTGGGCGCCTCGGCCGTGGACACCGGCAAACACATCATGCAGGCGGCCGCCTGGTGTTTCGGCGATGAATACAACCGCTGCAACCTTTGTAACACGGGACGCTGCCCGCGCGGCATCACGACCCAGGACCCGAAGCTTTACCGCCGGCTCGACCCCGACAAGGTCGCCGAGCGAGTGGTCGAGGTCTTCAAGTCCGCCGACGTCGAGCTGCGCAAGATCTTCGCGCCTCTGGGCCGCAGCACCGAGCTGCCGATCGGCATGTCCGACGCCCTCGGCGTCGCCGACCAGTCGATCGCCGAGCGGCTGAGAATCAGCTACGTCTGTTAA
- a CDS encoding FAD-dependent oxidoreductase — protein MIINGNIKGQRVSSRELEEQIQAAIKKGERSFTVHANGQHGIGGRIWPQDRKVRITIDGPVGQRVGSMGMFGTEITVKGSTSDDTGWINCGARITVLGDVTNGAHNAGAQGVLYVQGGGGARCDTMTKFNPRFEPLQSWYFRDVGDSFAEFKAGGIAVVCGVEPRNPDNILGYRPCVGMVGGTIYFRGSIRGFSENDVKQEELSDADWEWLTTNIKPYLKAIDRTGHEKELTRDRGDWQKLIALTPADKAARLGRRMTTAEFREQVWEPGVGKGGIFGEYIDHPRTILPYVTTGEDRRWRPVWLNEKYLPPCAYACPSRIPSHKRASLIRQGRLEEALALVLQYSPFPASVCGQVCPNLCMDACTRGLFVDKPHNIRQMGSLSLEVPAPKKARSTGQKIAVIGGGPGGLSAAWQLGLRGHQIDLYEAAGKLGGKMELAIPRERLPQEVLQKELSRFEEIGVDIHLSSKVNRKLFDKIYKEHDVVIVASGAHEARLIKFPGWEDVTPGIEFLKAVNFGEPEDLSGKKVVVIGAGNVGMDIACQAWNLGAARVTAVDIQPPASFGVERQAAEAKGTTIEWPKITEKYDAKKKKLHFKDGTSMDADAVIISIGESPVLDFLPAGMDMERGYLVVSDTGQTSDAKVFAVGDTTRPGLITNAIGQGRITAEAVHNLLMEVDINPEWKQVIPYEKIKTVYYDAGSPDIVPAAALAGDMRATSVPEPEINVIGPTDLEPSDIVVEAGEGEAGESMEGQAPAYLESGETAVAEQEAQTCMSCGLCRDCGMCQAVCYYGAITRVERDGDWEYVVDGEKCIGCGFCAGTCPCGVWEMVENV, from the coding sequence ATGATCATCAACGGCAACATCAAAGGGCAGCGGGTCTCTTCCCGGGAACTGGAAGAGCAGATCCAGGCCGCCATCAAGAAGGGCGAGCGCTCCTTTACCGTGCACGCCAACGGCCAGCACGGCATCGGCGGACGCATCTGGCCGCAGGACAGGAAGGTCAGGATCACCATCGACGGCCCCGTCGGCCAGCGCGTCGGCAGCATGGGCATGTTCGGCACCGAGATCACCGTCAAGGGCAGCACCTCCGACGACACCGGCTGGATCAACTGCGGCGCCCGCATCACCGTGCTCGGCGACGTCACCAACGGCGCCCATAACGCCGGCGCTCAGGGCGTGCTCTACGTGCAGGGAGGCGGCGGCGCCCGCTGCGACACCATGACCAAGTTCAACCCGCGCTTTGAGCCGCTGCAGTCGTGGTATTTCCGTGACGTGGGCGACTCCTTCGCCGAGTTCAAGGCCGGCGGCATCGCCGTCGTCTGCGGCGTCGAGCCGCGCAACCCGGACAACATCCTCGGTTACCGCCCCTGCGTCGGCATGGTCGGCGGCACCATTTATTTCCGCGGTTCCATCCGCGGCTTCAGCGAGAACGACGTCAAGCAGGAAGAGCTCTCCGACGCCGACTGGGAATGGTTGACTACAAATATTAAGCCGTATCTAAAAGCTATAGATCGCACCGGCCATGAAAAGGAACTGACCCGCGACCGCGGCGACTGGCAGAAGCTCATCGCCCTGACGCCGGCGGACAAGGCCGCGCGGCTGGGACGCCGCATGACCACGGCCGAGTTCCGCGAGCAGGTCTGGGAGCCCGGCGTCGGCAAGGGCGGCATCTTCGGTGAATATATTGACCACCCGCGGACCATCCTGCCGTATGTCACCACCGGCGAGGACCGCCGCTGGCGGCCGGTCTGGCTCAACGAAAAATATCTGCCGCCGTGCGCCTACGCCTGCCCGTCGCGCATCCCGTCGCACAAGCGGGCGTCGCTTATCAGGCAAGGACGGCTGGAAGAAGCTCTGGCGCTGGTGCTCCAGTACAGCCCCTTCCCGGCGAGCGTCTGCGGCCAGGTCTGCCCCAACCTTTGCATGGACGCCTGCACCCGCGGTCTCTTTGTTGACAAGCCGCACAACATCAGGCAGATGGGCTCGCTGAGCCTGGAAGTGCCCGCGCCCAAAAAAGCCCGCTCGACCGGCCAGAAGATCGCCGTCATCGGCGGCGGCCCCGGCGGCCTTTCCGCCGCCTGGCAGCTGGGCCTGCGCGGACATCAGATAGATCTGTATGAAGCCGCCGGCAAGCTGGGCGGCAAGATGGAGCTGGCCATCCCCCGCGAGCGCCTGCCGCAGGAAGTGCTGCAGAAGGAACTCTCGCGTTTCGAGGAGATCGGCGTTGACATACATTTAAGCAGCAAGGTCAACCGCAAGCTCTTCGACAAGATCTACAAGGAACACGACGTCGTCATCGTCGCCAGCGGCGCCCACGAGGCGCGGCTGATCAAGTTCCCCGGCTGGGAAGACGTCACTCCCGGCATCGAATTCTTGAAGGCGGTCAACTTCGGCGAGCCCGAGGACTTGAGCGGCAAGAAGGTCGTCGTCATCGGCGCCGGCAACGTCGGCATGGATATCGCCTGCCAGGCATGGAACCTGGGCGCGGCCAGAGTCACGGCCGTGGACATCCAGCCGCCGGCGAGCTTTGGAGTCGAACGGCAGGCGGCCGAGGCCAAGGGCACGACTATAGAGTGGCCCAAGATCACGGAGAAGTACGACGCCAAAAAGAAGAAGCTTCATTTCAAGGACGGCACCAGCATGGATGCCGACGCGGTCATCATCTCCATCGGCGAGAGCCCGGTGCTCGACTTCCTGCCGGCGGGCATGGACATGGAGCGCGGCTACCTGGTAGTCAGCGACACCGGGCAGACCTCCGACGCCAAGGTCTTCGCCGTGGGCGACACGACCCGGCCCGGACTGATCACCAACGCCATCGGCCAGGGACGCATCACCGCCGAAGCCGTGCACAACCTGCTGATGGAGGTTGACATCAATCCCGAATGGAAGCAGGTCATCCCATACGAGAAGATCAAGACGGTCTATTACGACGCCGGCTCGCCGGACATCGTGCCGGCCGCCGCCCTGGCGGGCGACATGAGGGCGACCAGCGTGCCCGAACCGGAGATCAACGTCATCGGACCGACCGACCTCGAGCCCAGCGACATCGTCGTCGAGGCTGGGGAAGGGGAAGCCGGCGAAAGCATGGAAGGCCAGGCGCCCGCATACCTCGAGAGCGGGGAGACCGCGGTCGCCGAGCAGGAAGCCCAGACCTGCATGTCCTGCGGGCTATGCCGCGACTGCGGCATGTGCCAGGCGGTCTGCTACTACGGCGCCATCACGCGCGTCGAGCGCGACGGTGACTGGGAATACGTCGTCGACGGCGAGAAGTGCATAGGCTGCGGCTTCTGCGCAGGCACCTGCCCTTGCGGGGTTTGGGAGATGGTCGAGAACGTGTAG
- a CDS encoding IS481 family transposase: MTAKEKVAHRKLSMLQLAEKLRNVSEACRIMGYSRQQFYEINRSFQEQGFDGLLDKPPIVKSMPSKTPPELEGQVIELSVEHPAWGKLRITDELALRGIQMAPDTVRNIWVRNDLEKRYKRLLALEEKTAGKKVELAEEQIRLLEKHNPSFRERHVESPHPGHLLSQDTFFVGNIKGVGRRYLQAVVDTYSSLAFGKLYTAKVPITAADLLNDKVLPFYEKEKVPVKTILTDRGTEFKGRLESHPYELFLQLNDIEHRLCKVGTPGTNGFVERFNCTILDEFFREAFRKKFYAGVEELQKDLDEWLHRYNHERPHRGYRNLGRRPYETFLEGKKLIGKKPVEKEMNQKKAA, encoded by the coding sequence ATGACCGCAAAAGAGAAAGTAGCACACCGCAAGCTCTCAATGCTACAGCTGGCCGAGAAACTGCGTAACGTCTCCGAGGCCTGCCGGATCATGGGCTACTCGCGCCAGCAGTTCTACGAGATCAACAGGTCATTCCAGGAGCAGGGTTTCGACGGTCTGCTGGACAAACCGCCGATCGTCAAGTCGATGCCCAGCAAAACGCCGCCGGAGCTGGAGGGACAGGTAATCGAGCTATCGGTCGAGCACCCCGCCTGGGGAAAGCTCCGGATAACCGACGAACTGGCGCTGCGCGGCATCCAGATGGCGCCGGACACGGTTAGGAACATCTGGGTCAGAAACGACCTGGAGAAGCGCTACAAGCGGCTGCTGGCCCTGGAAGAGAAGACCGCCGGCAAGAAAGTGGAGCTCGCCGAAGAGCAGATCCGCCTGCTGGAGAAGCACAACCCGTCATTCCGCGAGCGCCACGTGGAAAGCCCGCATCCGGGCCACCTGCTCAGCCAGGACACCTTCTTCGTCGGCAACATCAAGGGAGTCGGCCGGAGATATCTGCAGGCCGTGGTCGATACCTATTCGTCGCTGGCCTTCGGCAAGCTCTACACCGCCAAGGTGCCGATCACCGCGGCTGATCTCTTAAACGACAAGGTGCTGCCGTTCTACGAGAAGGAAAAGGTGCCGGTAAAGACGATCCTCACCGACCGCGGCACCGAGTTCAAGGGCCGGCTGGAATCACACCCCTATGAACTCTTCCTGCAGCTCAACGACATCGAGCACCGGCTCTGCAAGGTCGGCACCCCCGGGACCAACGGCTTTGTCGAGCGCTTCAACTGCACGATCCTGGACGAGTTCTTCCGCGAAGCGTTTCGGAAGAAGTTCTACGCGGGCGTTGAGGAGCTGCAGAAGGATCTGGACGAGTGGCTCCACCGCTACAACCACGAACGGCCCCACCGAGGCTATCGCAACCTGGGCCGGCGACCGTATGAGACTTTCCTTGAGGGCAAGAAACTGATAGGAAAGAAACCAGTTGAGAAGGAGATGAACCAGAAGAAGGCGGCCTAG
- a CDS encoding AbrB/MazE/SpoVT family DNA-binding domain-containing protein, which yields MATLPIRNKGQITLPAKIRRKLGLEEGDFVEIEETPEGILLKPRKLIDADQSYFWTEEWQKGELAADRDIEGGRYEVFDDVDDLVSSLKKKKKKKN from the coding sequence ATGGCGACGCTTCCAATCAGAAACAAGGGCCAGATAACCCTGCCAGCGAAGATAAGGCGCAAGCTGGGCCTGGAAGAAGGCGATTTCGTCGAGATCGAGGAAACGCCGGAGGGGATTCTGCTCAAGCCCCGCAAGCTGATCGACGCCGATCAGAGCTACTTCTGGACCGAGGAGTGGCAGAAAGGGGAGCTGGCCGCGGATCGGGACATCGAAGGCGGCCGTTACGAAGTATTTGATGACGTCGATGACCTCGTCTCTTCCCTGAAGAAAAAGAAGAAGAAAAAGAATTAG